The window CAATTGACAATTCCATGAACATgatgaatcaaagtactgaacgTACTGGAAAGACATTAGCAAGCTTGTTGGTATTATTGGCGTTAAGATTACATTTTCAGGTAATGTAGAGATCATGTAGAAGATAACAACATTTTGCTGTAAGACTAGCCAATAAATAATATTGCCTGGAATAAGGGTATACACTTGGAAAaaattattagtacatgtatatatatatatatatatatatatatatatatatatatatatatatatatatatatatatatatatatatatatatatatgataattttttaattgtaaaatgcaAATAACTTCTATTGATTTCAGCTCTTCCACAGGAGCTATACATGATTTGGGAGGCCTATCCCTGGCGACTGGGAGAGGGATTTTGCATCATCAAAGCATTCATTACAGAAATGTCTGCATACGCGTCCATCCTCACCATAACTGCCTTCACAATAGAACGATGGGCGGCCATATGTCACCCAATGAGATTCCAGAAGTTGTCCAATTTATCACGAGCTGTCAAAGAGATCGTAGTGATCTGGATTCTGTCCATTTTGTGTGCCCTGCCTTACCCCATTCACACACGGACGTTTTACGAGATGGCACACCCCGTGACGTTTCGTCCCCTTGTCGACTCCATGGTTTGCAGCATCCCCCATCAATGGCGGGAAACCATGAAAGTGTTCCTGCAGTTTTCCTCGTTCATATTTTTTGTCTTACCCATGACACTTATAACACTAATATACATTCGGATTGGGATAACACTGTATAATTCAGAGGTTATCGGCGTTCAGCAGAACTCACTGGGACCGGAAGGTGGCGCTCAAAGTAAGAAGTCGTTCAGTGCAACAAAGGCCCGGAAGTCCGTATTGAAGATGCTAGGTAATACCTACTATGATAACTTGTAGTCATTGGTTTTTCTTACTTGATgtcaaaatttctaaattttgaaagaaTATTCTTAAGACGAGTTAACTTTTTtagaattatgaaaaaaatcccCTGTTCTGGAATGAAAGTAACTATATTAAAAGTACATTGCGATGGATTTAATGATTCTATTTCTTTTGTACCTTCAGTTGCAGTAGTGGTGGCCTTTTTCGTCTGCTGGGCGCCTTTTCACACTCAGAGGCTGTGGACGATCTACATGAAGAAAGAACACTGGACAACTGAGCTACTGGAGCTCCAAAATCATGTGTTCTTCCTGT is drawn from Crassostrea angulata isolate pt1a10 chromosome 5, ASM2561291v2, whole genome shotgun sequence and contains these coding sequences:
- the LOC128184706 gene encoding neuropeptides capa receptor-like, with product MDNVSFGPSPDFSNGSGFLNGSNSDFDEFGYLESHLGPRYLNTPVLAVLSSVYVAIFLSGTVGNVCTCIVIARNRHMHTATNYYLFSLSVSDLATLFLALPQELYMIWEAYPWRLGEGFCIIKAFITEMSAYASILTITAFTIERWAAICHPMRFQKLSNLSRAVKEIVVIWILSILCALPYPIHTRTFYEMAHPVTFRPLVDSMVCSIPHQWRETMKVFLQFSSFIFFVLPMTLITLIYIRIGITLYNSEVIGVQQNSLGPEGGAQSKKSFSATKARKSVLKMLVAVVVAFFVCWAPFHTQRLWTIYMKKEHWTTELLELQNHVFFLSGVLYFFSATVNPILYNVMSRKYRQAFRQTLCGGRPRNPDPRSTYVSSYSPSRQKTLGYNKMSKSAVGRFSIEETENTYAESRS